A window from Hemicordylus capensis ecotype Gifberg chromosome 2, rHemCap1.1.pri, whole genome shotgun sequence encodes these proteins:
- the RASSF1 gene encoding ras association domain-containing protein 1 isoform X3 has translation MTLSKDGSYTGFIKVQLKLIRPISVPANKKAPSIQDSRKNSRSQAVKRRTSFYLPKDTIKHLHIISRTRASEVIEALLKKFMVVDNPRKFALFERTEKDDQVYLRKLSDEEQPLRLRLLAGPSEKALSFILKENETGEVNWDAFSMPELQNFLRILQREEEEHIRQILQKYTRCRQKMEEALITRTPG, from the exons ATGACCTTG AGCAAAGATGGTTCCTACACTGGCTTCATCAAGGTGCAATTAAAATTGATCCGTCCCATCTCAGTACCAGCCAATAAAAAGGCACCATCCATCCAGGATTCCAGGAAGAACTCGCGCAGCCAGGCAGTAAAGCGCCGTACCTCATTCTACCTGCCCAAGGACACTATCAAGCATCTGCACATAATTTCTCGTACACGTGCCAGTGAAGTCATTGAGGCTTTGCTCAAGAAATTCATGGTAGTTGACAACCCCCGCAAGTTTGCCCTCTTTGAGAGAACGGAAAAGGATGACCAAG TGTATCTCCGCAAGCTTTCTGATGAGGAGCAGCCCCTGCGTCTCAGACTCCTAGCTGGCCCTAGCGAAAAGGCACTCAGTTTCATTTTGAAGGAGAACGAGACTGGAGAAGTCAAT TGGGATGCCTTCAGCATGCCTGAACTACAGAACTTCCTGCGTATTCTGCAACGTGAAGAAGAGGAGCATATCAGGCAGATCTTGCAAAAATATACCCGATGCCGCCAAAAGATGGAAGAGGCCCTGATCACCCGTACCCCAGGCTGA
- the TUSC2 gene encoding tumor suppressor candidate 2: MGASGSKSRGLWPFGSGGPGGCECPGGEQALARARGLCSATPFVFTRRGSMYYDEDGDLAHEFYEETIVTKNGRKRAKLKRIHKNLIPQGIVKLEHPRIHVDFPVIICEV, translated from the exons ATGGGCGCCAGCGGCTCCAAGTCCCGGGGTCTCTGGCCCTTCGGCTCGGGTGGGCCGGGCGGCTGCGAGTGTCCGGGCGGGGAGCAGGCTCTGGCCCGCGCGCGGGGGCTCTGCTCGGCCACCCCTTTTGTCTTCACCCGCCGTGG GTCTATGTATTATGATGAGGATGGTGACCTTGCCCATGAGTTTTATGAGGAGACAATAGTCACCAAGAATGGGAGGAAGCGTGCCAAGCTGAAAAGAATCCACAAGAACCTGATACCTCAG GGCATAGTGAAACTGGAGCACCCTCGGATTCACGTGGACTTCCCTGTTATCATCTGTGAGGTTTGA